CTTTTCCCTTGTTAACTCTAAAAAAATATCCTTTAAAATCACTTTTTTTATTTTCTTTTGCTTCAATGCCATCCACACAATCCTGCTGGGCATATATATAATTTCTCCCTTCAGATGCATAATTCATAAGATAATCAAATAATTTTTTTTCAATTAGAATTTTTTCTGAATCCACAAGCATGGGTAATTTACTTTTTCTAGTTTTATTTTCAAGATAGGGTTTTTTAGAATTCAGCCCCATGTTAAAGTCAGACAATCCATAAACTTTCTTGTTTATAGTTACATTATAGTCAGTACTATTGTAAATATTAGGTATTATGTACCTCTCACTCTCTTTTTCATAGTTATTCAAATTAGTATCGTAGAATAATTTAAGATAAGTTTTATTTAAATCTAATTTTTTTGCTATTTCCATTATATTTTTTTGTACCCAACTTTGTATATTCTCTATTAATTCTATATCGGGCTTACCATACTTTTCTTCTATATTTAAATAAAGTTTTCTGCTCTTGGATTTGCTTTTATATTTCACTTCAGGATTTTTTAATATATTATAATATTCCTCTATAACTTTACTACTTAGTTTACCCTTGGATTGATGAAGGTTCTCTTTTTTTACATAAAATGTATAAATATTATTACTGTGTATTATCTTATTCGGATCTATTGGTTTATTCATAGAGACTAATCTGCTTAAATAGTCCCTACGGACAAACTCCTTATACACTTCTAAGGAGTTATCAGTTTTTTTATCTACAGAAAATATTTGTATGCTATTCCACGTATCTTCCAATGTAAATTTAATATAGTCTCCAGGTGCAAGGAGATGTTTGTCTACAACCAATCCTTCTCCTTTTTCAACGTACTCCCTGCTGAATATATCGTAAATTTCATTTATCAAAAATAATTACCTCCTCTTACTTCACATATTGGTAATTCATGAAGCCATACCCACGGGGACACATATCTGCAAGCCCTGTTCCAAGAATTGTATAGGCAATATTCTGGGCTTTTTCACTGGTATCTATTGTTAAAGTAACCTTATCTCCAAGAATACTTTTATCCTTAAATTTTGTTGCTATGGGTTTTCTATTGTCTATTCTCTCATAATTAAAAATTTGTAAATTACTATCTACTATCTCTCCTGTAACTAATTCATATTTTTTTATGGTACTGTTCCTCATATATTCAAAAAAATCAGATTCATTATGAATATTTCTCCAGTATTGAGTTTTATCTTCATCTGAAATTTTTATTATAAGAGGTGTTATACTATAAATTCTCTCTATAGTCCTTTTAGGTATTTTTTTGATATTACATGTAAGTACCTTAATCCCAGATGTGTATTCATTAGGTAGAAATTTTTCGAAATGGTTTATTAAATCTTCTCCGATACACCTTACTTGAAAATTATAAATCTCCCCCTTCTTATACATTTCATTATTTGAGGCAAGAGGATATAGATTATTAAAACAATAATTTTTTATTCTATTTTCCGTATGAAATTCCTTCATTCTTTCATTTTTATAAAAAGATTGATCAAGAAGTTTACTTAATAATTCCAGTGATGCTTCCTTAAATATATCTTCAAGCGTATATATTTTAACATTAATTTCGTATACTTCCATATGTATTCTCCTTTTACATAATAGTTATATACTTATAAATTCTACTTCAATTTAACAAATCCTGCACTATTTTAAAAATTGTTAGAATATTTTACAGAAACATGATGAATTATAAGGAAATTTTTTAGATTGAACTAAAAGCTCTACACCTATATATTATTTTTAGATGCAGAGTATATACGCTTTAACTGAACCACTGACCAAAATTTATCTTTTTGATGTTATACTTATAGTAATTTTAAAATCTTTCGTGAAAAAT
This window of the Clostridium kluyveri DSM 555 genome carries:
- a CDS encoding CRISPR-associated endoribonuclease Cas6, which translates into the protein MEVYEINVKIYTLEDIFKEASLELLSKLLDQSFYKNERMKEFHTENRIKNYCFNNLYPLASNNEMYKKGEIYNFQVRCIGEDLINHFEKFLPNEYTSGIKVLTCNIKKIPKRTIERIYSITPLIIKISDEDKTQYWRNIHNESDFFEYMRNSTIKKYELVTGEIVDSNLQIFNYERIDNRKPIATKFKDKSILGDKVTLTIDTSEKAQNIAYTILGTGLADMCPRGYGFMNYQYVK